The Prionailurus viverrinus isolate Anna chromosome B4, UM_Priviv_1.0, whole genome shotgun sequence genome has a window encoding:
- the ACBD7 gene encoding acyl-CoA-binding domain-containing protein 7 isoform X2 has translation MSLQADFDRIAEDVKKMKTRPNDGELKELYGLYKQSVVGDINIECPGILDLKGKAKWEAWNLQKGLSKEDAMSAYIAKAKELIEKYGI, from the exons ATGTCTCTGCAG gCTGATTTTGATAGGATCGCCGAAGATgtgaagaagatgaaaacaagGCCAAATGACGGAGAACTGAAAGAACTCTATGGGCTCTACAAACAATCTGTAGTTGGCGACATTAATATtg AGTGTCCAGGAATATTAGATTTAAAAGGCAAGGCTAAATGGGAAGCATGGAATCTCCAAAAAG GGTTATCGAAGGAAGATGCCATGAGTGCGTACATTGCTAAAGCAAAAGAGCTGATAGAAAAATACGGAATTTAA
- the ACBD7 gene encoding acyl-CoA-binding domain-containing protein 7 isoform X1, with translation MSLQADFDRIAEDVKKMKTRPNDGELKELYGLYKQSVVGDINIGISYICIQCPGILDLKGKAKWEAWNLQKGLSKEDAMSAYIAKAKELIEKYGI, from the exons ATGTCTCTGCAG gCTGATTTTGATAGGATCGCCGAAGATgtgaagaagatgaaaacaagGCCAAATGACGGAGAACTGAAAGAACTCTATGGGCTCTACAAACAATCTGTAGTTGGCGACATTAATATtggtatttcatatatatgtatac AGTGTCCAGGAATATTAGATTTAAAAGGCAAGGCTAAATGGGAAGCATGGAATCTCCAAAAAG GGTTATCGAAGGAAGATGCCATGAGTGCGTACATTGCTAAAGCAAAAGAGCTGATAGAAAAATACGGAATTTAA